A stretch of Mucilaginibacter terrae DNA encodes these proteins:
- a CDS encoding ribose-phosphate pyrophosphokinase, whose protein sequence is MPLQFNPVKLFAGSGTKDLATKIAKVYGRELGDLTLSRFSDGEFQPYINESVRGCDVFFIQSTNPPTDNLMELLMMVDAARRASAHYVTAVIPYFGLARQDRKDKPRVAIGAKLVANLLTAAGVNRVMTMDLHAAQIQGFFDIPVDHLDASIIFVPYIKSLNLPNLTIASPDMGGSYRARTFAKFFNAEVVICDKRRKRANEIESMTVIGDVTGQDIVLIDDICDTAGTLAKAAGLIMERGANSVRAVCTHPLLSGKAYETIENSALTELIVTDTIPVKHESSKIKVLSTADLFGKAIANVNEHGSISQLFKID, encoded by the coding sequence ATGCCTTTACAGTTCAATCCGGTTAAATTATTTGCAGGTTCGGGCACGAAAGATCTGGCAACAAAAATTGCCAAGGTATATGGCCGTGAGTTGGGTGACTTAACTTTGTCGCGCTTCAGCGATGGCGAGTTTCAGCCTTACATCAACGAGTCGGTACGTGGTTGCGATGTGTTTTTCATCCAATCAACCAACCCGCCAACCGATAACCTGATGGAACTGCTTATGATGGTTGATGCCGCCCGCCGTGCATCGGCACATTATGTAACGGCCGTTATTCCTTATTTTGGATTAGCCCGCCAGGATCGTAAAGACAAGCCCCGTGTAGCCATTGGCGCAAAGCTGGTAGCCAACCTGCTAACCGCAGCCGGCGTAAACAGGGTAATGACCATGGATTTGCATGCCGCCCAAATACAAGGCTTTTTTGATATTCCGGTAGATCACTTAGATGCTTCGATCATTTTTGTGCCTTATATCAAAAGTTTAAACCTGCCAAACCTTACCATTGCATCGCCCGATATGGGGGGCTCGTACCGCGCACGCACCTTTGCCAAGTTTTTTAACGCAGAGGTGGTAATTTGTGATAAACGCCGTAAACGCGCCAACGAGATAGAGAGCATGACCGTAATTGGTGATGTAACCGGGCAAGACATTGTATTGATCGATGATATTTGCGATACCGCAGGTACTCTGGCTAAAGCCGCCGGCCTTATTATGGAACGTGGCGCCAACAGTGTACGCGCCGTGTGTACCCACCCGCTGCTATCGGGCAAGGCATACGAAACCATCGAAAATTCGGCTTTAACGGAGCTGATTGTAACTGATACCATTCCGGTAAAGCACGAAAGCAGCAAAATAAAAGTATTATCAACTGCCGATTTATTTGGTAAAGCCATTGCTAACGTAAACGAGCATGGTTCTATCAGCCAGTTGTTTAAGATAGATTAG
- a CDS encoding 50S ribosomal protein L25/general stress protein Ctc — protein sequence MKSIAISGSPRENVGKRDAKELRYQGLVPAVLYGGATQTHFSVSAAEINAAIYTHEVSFIDLEVAGAKTQAIIKDMQFHPLTGETLHIDFLELDETKPVTIEIPVRLTGTSPGVKMGGKLVQKLRKLRVKALPKDHLDTIEVSIEGLEVGKSVRVRDISVDGLTITNTPEDTILSITTSRALRQAEQEAAKGK from the coding sequence ATGAAATCAATTGCTATTAGCGGTTCTCCAAGAGAGAACGTAGGGAAACGCGATGCCAAGGAGCTGCGTTACCAGGGTTTAGTTCCTGCTGTATTATACGGTGGTGCTACTCAAACTCACTTTTCGGTATCTGCTGCTGAAATTAACGCTGCTATTTACACTCACGAGGTTAGCTTCATCGATCTTGAGGTTGCCGGTGCTAAAACTCAGGCTATTATTAAAGATATGCAATTTCACCCGTTAACCGGCGAAACCCTGCACATCGACTTTTTAGAACTTGACGAAACTAAACCAGTAACTATCGAAATTCCGGTACGTTTAACCGGTACTTCACCAGGTGTTAAAATGGGTGGTAAATTAGTTCAAAAGCTGCGTAAACTGCGCGTTAAAGCTTTACCTAAAGACCACTTAGATACCATCGAAGTTAGCATCGAAGGTTTAGAAGTAGGTAAATCGGTTCGTGTACGCGACATCAGTGTTGATGGCTTAACCATCACCAACACTCCCGAAGACACTATCTTATCTATCACTACTTCACGTGCTCTTCGTCAGGCTGAGCAAGAAGCAGCAAAAGGTAAATAA
- a CDS encoding phosphatidylserine decarboxylase family protein — protein MTFHKEGYTSMALCILFIFVLNALAHFYYPEVAVLKWFIYIVSFLLFVIILQFFRSPKFAITTHDQHVICPADGKVVVIEEVDEPEFLKDKRIQVSVFMSPVNVHVNRNPIAGVVKYFKYHPGKYLVAWHPKSSTENERTTIAIENEAGVTVLFRQIAGALARRIVWYVKEGDKVAQGDQFGFIKFGSRVDIFLPIGTKINVNLGDKVKGGRTVLAELQA, from the coding sequence ATGACTTTTCATAAAGAAGGATACACTTCAATGGCCCTGTGCATTTTGTTCATTTTTGTACTTAATGCGCTGGCTCACTTTTACTACCCTGAGGTTGCGGTGCTCAAATGGTTTATTTACATCGTTTCGTTTTTACTGTTTGTTATCATCTTACAGTTTTTCCGCAGCCCTAAGTTTGCCATTACCACGCACGACCAGCATGTAATTTGCCCGGCCGATGGTAAAGTGGTTGTAATTGAAGAAGTAGATGAGCCTGAGTTTTTAAAAGACAAACGTATACAGGTGTCGGTATTTATGTCGCCGGTTAACGTGCACGTAAACCGTAACCCTATTGCAGGTGTGGTTAAGTATTTTAAATACCATCCGGGTAAATACCTGGTGGCCTGGCATCCCAAATCATCAACCGAAAACGAGCGCACCACCATTGCCATTGAGAATGAGGCCGGTGTTACGGTGCTGTTTCGCCAAATTGCAGGCGCTTTGGCCCGCCGTATTGTATGGTACGTAAAAGAAGGTGATAAAGTAGCGCAAGGCGACCAGTTTGGTTTCATCAAATTTGGTTCGCGCGTGGACATTTTTCTGCCGATAGGAACAAAAATTAATGTTAACCTTGGCGATAAAGTAAAAGGTGGCCGTACAGTGCTGGCTGAGTTACAGGCGTAA
- a CDS encoding phosphatidate cytidylyltransferase gives MKTRAITGFFFVVVMLGSFFAGAAVYSIFFGLLAIVCLQEFYGLLKKSGSSPNVATGLINGAYTYAAFAALFHWDVYPEAQTIHKLVFLLVPAMLAVFVQELYRNTDKPFQNIAYTFLGIIFTIVPFSFFHALGFVTNTGFSAHIPMGFLLMLWANDTGAYLVGRQFGRAKLFERHSPKKTWEGFIGGIIISAIAGYVLSIYFKELEWKQWVSMAIIISVIGTLGDLVESMFKRSINVKDSGGILPGHGGLLDRFDGLLLAAPMVFTYLYFIFN, from the coding sequence ATGAAAACACGTGCTATAACCGGCTTCTTTTTTGTGGTTGTAATGCTGGGCTCTTTTTTTGCCGGAGCAGCAGTTTATTCAATATTTTTTGGCCTGCTGGCCATTGTTTGTTTGCAGGAATTTTACGGTCTGCTTAAAAAAAGCGGTTCATCGCCTAATGTGGCCACCGGTTTAATTAACGGTGCTTATACCTATGCCGCTTTTGCTGCCCTTTTTCATTGGGATGTATATCCTGAAGCGCAAACCATTCACAAGCTGGTGTTTTTACTGGTACCCGCCATGCTGGCCGTTTTTGTGCAAGAGCTATACCGTAACACCGATAAACCTTTTCAAAACATTGCCTACACTTTTTTAGGTATTATTTTCACCATCGTACCATTCAGCTTTTTCCACGCGCTTGGTTTTGTAACCAATACCGGCTTTAGTGCGCACATACCTATGGGCTTTTTACTTATGCTTTGGGCCAATGATACCGGTGCATACTTAGTTGGCCGCCAGTTTGGCCGCGCTAAACTGTTTGAACGCCACTCGCCTAAAAAAACCTGGGAAGGTTTTATTGGAGGCATAATTATAAGTGCTATTGCCGGTTATGTGCTCAGCATCTATTTTAAAGAACTGGAGTGGAAACAATGGGTTTCTATGGCTATCATCATTAGCGTAATAGGTACCCTGGGCGATTTAGTGGAATCGATGTTTAAGCGCAGCATTAACGTTAAAGACAGCGGCGGCATACTGCCCGGTCACGGCGGTTTGTTAGATCGTTTTGACGGATTGCTGCTGGCTGCACCTATGGTATTTACTTACCTGTACTTCATTTTTAACTAA
- a CDS encoding putative signal transducing protein, producing MEKNWVKIYTSSNYYQAEIIKQVLLEHEIGAVLLNKQASSHQNFGSVEVYIHEEDFSQAIELMVMNQITL from the coding sequence ATGGAAAAAAACTGGGTTAAAATTTATACTTCTTCAAACTACTATCAGGCCGAAATTATAAAGCAGGTGCTTTTAGAGCACGAAATTGGTGCCGTACTGCTCAATAAGCAGGCTTCATCGCACCAAAACTTTGGCAGTGTTGAGGTTTACATACACGAAGAAGATTTTAGCCAGGCCATTGAACTCATGGTAATGAACCAAATAACTTTATGA